The region TCCTTCGCGCGGGCAGCGTTTTTCGCTGATTTTTCCGCTAAATCAGAGGCTCTGCGATCCTGCCAAGTGATCACATTGGTGAGCGCCGTGCCAGTTGTGCGATCCCAGAAGAGAACTGATTCGCGTTGAATACTTAAGCCAACTGCTGAAATTTTATGAGCTTTCGTTATTTGAAGTGATGCTGCAATAACCGAGCGCCAAATTTCTTCGGGATCTTGTTCAACCCAACCAGGTTGCGGAAAAGTTGTTTCAATCTTTACCTCTGCTTGGGCAAGAACTTCGCCCTTTAAATTAATGGCTAGAGCCTTGGTGGAACCACTGCCTTGATCGATAGCCAGAATTATTGGCGAGCTATTTTCCATGCTTTAAGAGTTCTCGAGCAGAGGCAACGATTGAATCTGCAGTAAGTCCGTAATGTTCAAGAAGATAAGAAACTGAACCAGTTGGTGCAAAGGTATCTGTGCCAAGTAATTTCATAGCAACTGGATGGTTCTGGACCACAAACTCGGCGATTGCTCCGCCGACGCCACCACGAGTAACCGATTCTTCTGCGGTGATTATTGCTTTTGTTTCTTTCGCTGCAAGAAGGATTTCAGTGGTATCAAGTGGTGAAACAGTTGAAAGGTTTATCACACGAGCAGAAATACCTTCACTCTTTAATAGGTGGGCTGCGGCAACTGCGCGTGAGACCAGTGTGCCCGTTGCAATAATTGTTATGTCGTTGCCATCGATGATGCGCATCGCTTTATTCGGGACAAATGCTGGGCTCTGTCCTTGCGATACTGATGGAACTTTAAATCGGCCAATTCGCATAAAGACTGGGCCGGTTGTATTTGCCGCCCAGGTCACTTTGGCAAGTTCATCGGGGGTTGTATCGAGCAGTTGTGCCAACCAAACCAGAGTCGAGCCAGATGAAAGAATATTTGCCTCTGCAGCTCGAGTTATCTTCTCTCCAAGTGACCAGGCAATTGTTTGTGGATTTGTCTCGGTAAGACCCATGAGCGATGTACCAGTGCCGAAAGTTGCTTTGAAGTTACCGGAGATCCAACCTTTGTGAGCAAAAAGCGCGGCGTGCGAATCTCCCATAATGCCCGAAAGCGGTACATCGTTAGTTAGGCCGAGCTCTTTCATATTTGTGCAGAGGTGTTTCTCATCTGAAGAGCAAACCTTTGGCAAAGTTTTTATATCTATCTTGAAGAGATCGAGAAGTTCTTGGCTCCACTGACCAGTTTTGATATCCAGCAACTGGGTTCGGCTAGCGCTACCTGATTCGATGATGTGGCCGGCGCCTAATTTGAATGCGATCCATG is a window of Candidatus Planktophila lacus DNA encoding:
- a CDS encoding FGGY family carbohydrate kinase, translated to MENSSPIILAIDQGSGSTKALAINLKGEVLAQAEVKIETTFPQPGWVEQDPEEIWRSVIAASLQITKAHKISAVGLSIQRESVLFWDRTTGTALTNVITWQDRRASDLAEKSAKNAARAKEITGLELDSMFSALKAQWLLENQNLNGEICIGTIDSWIAFKLGAGHIIESGSASRTQLLDIKTGQWSQELLDLFKIDIKTLPKVCSSDEKHLCTNMKELGLTNDVPLSGIMGDSHAALFAHKGWISGNFKATFGTGTSLMGLTETNPQTIAWSLGEKITRAAEANILSSGSTLVWLAQLLDTTPDELAKVTWAANTTGPVFMRIGRFKVPSVSQGQSPAFVPNKAMRIIDGNDITIIATGTLVSRAVAAAHLLKSEGISARVINLSTVSPLDTTEILLAAKETKAIITAEESVTRGGVGGAIAEFVVQNHPVAMKLLGTDTFAPTGSVSYLLEHYGLTADSIVASARELLKHGK